A DNA window from Natranaerovirga pectinivora contains the following coding sequences:
- the flgK gene encoding flagellar hook-associated protein FlgK: MASIGSLSRAVSGLMANQRALNATAHNLSNVDTQGFVRQQVLFKDSSYVGIGNNFQVGLGTDIQSLRQVRDIFLDRAYRDEAGRLGFYDSKYQAVAELEIVFGEIGGESFSTVLDDLWKSINELSKHPEGLETRGTFVQSATMFINRVNLISNQMNDYQMNLNTQVVDMVKEINGLGDTIHQLNEAICKYEAYGDNANDLRDQRNNALDRLSYLVDITYREDATGKVSVNIEGMNFVSNGRVSHLGLEQAEPNSPMVKPVWKEYDKDLFSFHKEIKPENDNDKGALKGLLLARGTRAANYTDLENAEHYNKNIKPSVVMNAQAQFDKLVNGIVTLINDTLAPNKDGVLDDEAPYGLDGSRGTEIFKRQHYNRYDADGNVIGTDNTDIYTLYTSGNIIVNPAILQDYDKIALSKVNGAIGDNSIIEKLINNWNKPFGALEPGATSQMNFNEYYASFISGLGNTGNLAINMQKNQQIMVNQIDNQRSQLMGVSSDEELGNMMKYQHAYNANAKVVNAIDEMMEHIITRVGIVGR; the protein is encoded by the coding sequence ATGGCTTCCATAGGCAGTTTGTCTAGAGCGGTATCTGGATTAATGGCGAATCAAAGAGCATTAAATGCTACGGCTCATAATTTATCAAATGTAGACACACAGGGATTTGTAAGACAACAAGTATTATTTAAAGACAGTTCTTATGTAGGAATAGGGAATAATTTTCAAGTAGGACTAGGAACTGATATACAATCCCTAAGACAAGTAAGAGATATATTTTTAGATAGAGCATATAGAGATGAAGCAGGAAGATTAGGCTTTTATGATTCAAAATATCAAGCAGTTGCAGAGCTTGAAATTGTTTTTGGAGAGATAGGGGGAGAAAGTTTTTCTACAGTATTAGATGACTTGTGGAAATCTATCAATGAACTCTCTAAACATCCAGAAGGATTAGAAACAAGAGGTACTTTTGTACAAAGTGCAACCATGTTTATAAATCGTGTTAATCTTATTTCTAATCAAATGAATGACTATCAAATGAACCTTAATACACAGGTTGTGGATATGGTTAAGGAAATCAATGGATTAGGAGATACAATACACCAATTAAATGAAGCCATTTGTAAATACGAAGCATATGGCGATAATGCTAACGATTTAAGAGATCAAAGAAATAATGCATTAGATCGATTGTCTTATTTGGTGGATATTACATATAGAGAAGATGCAACAGGAAAAGTATCGGTAAACATAGAAGGGATGAATTTTGTTTCAAATGGTAGAGTATCACATTTAGGACTTGAACAGGCTGAGCCTAATAGCCCGATGGTCAAACCAGTTTGGAAAGAATACGATAAAGACTTATTTAGTTTCCATAAGGAAATAAAGCCTGAAAATGACAATGATAAAGGTGCCTTAAAAGGGTTACTACTTGCAAGAGGGACGCGTGCAGCTAATTATACAGATTTGGAAAATGCTGAGCATTATAACAAAAATATTAAACCCTCTGTGGTAATGAATGCCCAAGCCCAATTTGATAAATTAGTCAATGGCATAGTAACATTAATCAATGATACTCTAGCGCCTAATAAAGATGGGGTTTTAGATGATGAAGCACCATATGGGTTAGATGGTAGTCGAGGGACAGAAATATTCAAAAGACAACATTACAATAGATATGATGCAGATGGCAATGTAATTGGCACGGATAATACCGATATTTATACATTATATACTTCGGGAAATATTATAGTTAATCCTGCAATACTACAAGATTACGATAAGATAGCTCTTAGTAAAGTGAATGGAGCTATTGGTGACAACAGCATTATTGAAAAACTAATTAACAATTGGAACAAGCCTTTTGGGGCTCTTGAACCAGGGGCAACATCTCAAATGAACTTTAATGAATACTATGCAAGTTTTATATCTGGATTAGGTAATACAGGTAATTTGGCAATTAATATGCAAAAGAACCAGCAGATAATGGTGAATCAAATTGATAATCAAAGAAGTCAATTAATGGGTGTTTCTTCAGACGAAGAATTAGGAAATATGATGAAATACCAACACGCCTATAATGCCAATGCAAAAGTAGTTAATGCAATAGATGAAATGATGGAGCACATAATAACTAGAGTAGGAATAGTAGGTAGATAG
- the flgK gene encoding flagellar hook-associated protein FlgK, giving the protein MSFFGINVATRGLFTAKTALNVTNHNIANAETKGYSRQVAEQKAIRALPGYGIGMIGTGSEVVNVKQLRNQYFDVKLWNTSRYLGEYSVKNTNLRQLETILDELSGTGFNVEFNRMFEQIQNLSTNPNDPAYRATFRDAAVSFGNYFNSLDEQLRNVQRDMNFAVKTKVDEINFTADQLSSLNAQIANIELTGVKANDLRDERANLIDKLSQVVNVKVSEIEVGTNMNRYIVTINGQTLVDGQHSNYLEVRPRAVLYNPEDEPDLYDIYWRTGQEFNISDNNLGGELKGYLDLRDGNNGQNFKGAVLSRDDDAHTITIGNMNRTDIPKSGQISVNNVKVNYNDYTINPDGSITFELDPSTPMPETATTVQIGNNMGYKGIPYYMAQLNEFVRTFAMSVNKIHTQGQDNSGNPAGALFSFVGYTGTPPLDENDPNSYNGITANNFTLDRTIMNDLSKIATAMDASLGVENNDILLKILELKHDINMFSQGKPESFMQALTSELAIDAKQANNFTNGQQNIILAIENQRLSFSGVDLNEETTNMLRFQHAYNLAAKMISVMNEIYDVTINRMGV; this is encoded by the coding sequence ATGTCATTCTTTGGAATAAATGTTGCAACACGAGGATTATTTACAGCTAAAACAGCATTAAACGTAACTAATCACAATATAGCCAATGCTGAAACAAAAGGGTACTCAAGACAAGTTGCGGAACAAAAGGCTATTAGAGCTTTACCTGGGTATGGTATTGGTATGATAGGAACAGGTTCTGAAGTTGTTAATGTAAAACAATTAAGGAATCAATACTTTGACGTAAAATTGTGGAATACATCTCGTTATTTAGGGGAATACAGTGTAAAGAACACAAACCTAAGACAGTTAGAAACCATATTGGATGAATTATCAGGTACTGGATTCAATGTAGAGTTTAATAGAATGTTTGAGCAAATACAAAACTTATCTACAAATCCAAATGACCCTGCTTATAGAGCTACTTTTAGAGATGCTGCAGTTAGTTTTGGAAACTACTTTAACAGCTTAGATGAACAATTAAGAAACGTACAAAGAGATATGAACTTTGCAGTAAAAACAAAGGTAGATGAAATCAACTTTACGGCAGATCAACTAAGCAGTTTGAATGCTCAAATAGCCAATATCGAGTTAACTGGCGTAAAGGCAAATGATCTAAGAGATGAAAGAGCCAATTTAATTGATAAACTCTCACAAGTTGTAAATGTTAAAGTTAGTGAAATTGAAGTAGGCACTAATATGAACCGTTACATTGTTACAATAAACGGGCAAACATTAGTGGATGGTCAACATTCAAACTATTTAGAAGTAAGACCAAGGGCTGTGTTGTATAATCCAGAAGATGAGCCAGATTTATATGATATTTACTGGAGAACAGGACAAGAATTTAATATTAGTGACAATAATCTTGGTGGAGAACTAAAAGGTTATTTGGATTTAAGAGATGGTAATAATGGACAAAACTTTAAAGGTGCTGTTTTAAGTCGAGACGATGATGCACATACCATTACTATAGGAAATATGAATAGAACAGATATCCCTAAAAGTGGTCAAATATCAGTTAACAATGTAAAAGTAAATTATAACGATTATACTATTAATCCAGATGGAAGTATAACCTTTGAATTAGATCCTTCTACACCAATGCCAGAAACGGCTACCACTGTTCAAATAGGCAATAACATGGGGTATAAAGGTATTCCTTATTATATGGCTCAGCTCAATGAATTTGTAAGAACATTTGCAATGAGTGTTAATAAAATACATACACAAGGTCAAGACAACAGTGGCAATCCAGCAGGGGCATTGTTTTCATTTGTAGGCTATACAGGTACTCCTCCATTAGACGAAAATGATCCAAATTCATACAATGGCATAACAGCTAATAATTTTACGTTAGATAGAACAATTATGAATGACTTAAGTAAAATTGCAACAGCAATGGACGCGTCTCTAGGAGTAGAGAACAATGACATATTATTAAAAATATTAGAATTAAAGCATGATATCAATATGTTTAGTCAAGGAAAACCAGAAAGCTTTATGCAGGCATTAACCAGTGAATTAGCCATAGATGCAAAACAAGCTAATAATTTTACAAATGGGCAGCAAAACATTATATTAGCAATAGAAAACCAAAGGCTATCCTTCTCAGGAGTAGACTTAAATGAAGAAACGACTAATATGCTAAGATTTCAACATGCCTATAACTTGGCTGCAAAAATGATAAGTGTAATGAATGAAATATACGATGTAACAATAAACCGAATGGGTGTATAG
- the flgL gene encoding flagellar hook-associated protein FlgL, whose translation MRITNSMVRNNTLLNLNRNRLALSQLEQQMATGKKIQKPSEDPIIAVRAIKLRSNVREVAQYRSNINDALSWMGVTEQAAVNINDILKRVRDLCVQGSNDTLGVGEREKVVQELEQLKFQIQQEGNVNYAGRFVFTGFKTDKPLIFNRDNNETYEITQRLNSKDIEKKAYVKEGTPPAMAETFRIRLAYAGLGEAATPITEIPTKTPPALNVINLTSEEANAYEPNPGEVIFLKDTGELIFNEVDIDNINDTFTFTYDKTGFKKNDLNPEHYFNVKHKVDPSDDTTWVTYNENNEKINYQISYNQDINVNTLGKDLITHTMIRDIEELISAVINIPEEDSVKKTLLEDQLGQKFGNMLSRVDKHLKTVVGEVAELGSRMNRLELTNNRLENDLLNFTDLMSQNEDVDIAEVVVSMQSRELVYTASLMASSKILQPSLLDFLR comes from the coding sequence ATGAGAATTACGAACAGCATGGTAAGAAACAATACATTATTAAATCTTAATAGAAATAGACTCGCCCTTAGTCAGTTAGAACAACAAATGGCTACAGGGAAAAAAATTCAAAAACCTTCAGAAGACCCTATTATTGCAGTAAGAGCCATAAAACTAAGATCAAATGTTAGAGAAGTGGCCCAGTATAGATCCAATATAAACGATGCTCTTTCTTGGATGGGTGTTACGGAGCAAGCAGCGGTAAATATTAATGATATCTTAAAAAGAGTTAGAGACTTATGTGTACAAGGAAGCAATGATACATTAGGTGTTGGAGAAAGAGAAAAAGTTGTACAAGAACTAGAACAATTAAAATTCCAAATTCAACAAGAAGGTAATGTAAACTATGCAGGACGATTTGTATTTACTGGATTTAAAACAGATAAGCCTCTTATCTTTAATAGAGATAATAATGAAACCTATGAAATTACCCAAAGGTTAAATAGTAAAGACATAGAGAAAAAAGCATATGTAAAAGAGGGTACGCCACCAGCAATGGCTGAAACTTTTAGAATTAGATTGGCTTATGCTGGTCTTGGTGAGGCAGCAACACCTATTACGGAAATACCAACTAAAACCCCTCCAGCATTAAATGTTATCAATCTAACGTCTGAAGAGGCTAATGCATATGAACCAAACCCAGGAGAAGTAATTTTCCTAAAAGACACAGGCGAATTAATATTTAATGAGGTGGATATAGATAATATAAATGATACATTTACATTTACTTATGATAAGACAGGGTTTAAGAAAAATGACTTAAACCCAGAACATTACTTTAATGTAAAACACAAAGTAGATCCAAGTGATGATACAACTTGGGTTACATACAATGAAAATAATGAAAAAATAAATTACCAAATAAGTTATAATCAAGACATTAATGTTAATACTTTAGGAAAAGATTTAATAACCCATACCATGATTAGAGATATTGAAGAATTAATTAGTGCAGTAATCAATATACCTGAAGAAGACTCTGTTAAGAAAACCTTACTTGAGGATCAATTAGGACAAAAGTTTGGAAATATGTTGTCTAGGGTAGATAAGCATTTAAAAACAGTAGTAGGAGAAGTTGCTGAATTAGGAAGTAGGATGAACAGGTTAGAATTAACTAACAACAGGTTAGAAAATGACTTACTTAACTTTACAGACTTAATGTCACAAAATGAAGATGTTGATATAGCAGAAGTTGTTGTAAGTATGCAAAGTAGAGAATTGGTATACACGGCATCCTTAATGGCTTCATCTAAAATATTACAACCTTCACTATTAGACTTCTTAAGATAA
- the fliW gene encoding flagellar assembly protein FliW, which produces MIIESKHFGEVEIDQDKVLNFQHGLLGLTEYKNFTILYDSEDDHPIISWLQSTEEKDFALPIINPLLVLEDYNPTIEDELLTELGELKEENLLVFNVVVIPDDITKMTTNLKAPIVINTDTKKGRQVIVENEDYEIKFPLYKELKKFKGKAGE; this is translated from the coding sequence ATGATAATTGAATCAAAACATTTCGGAGAAGTAGAAATCGACCAAGATAAGGTATTAAATTTTCAGCACGGATTACTAGGTCTTACAGAGTATAAGAACTTTACAATTTTATACGATAGTGAAGATGATCATCCAATCATTAGTTGGTTACAATCAACAGAAGAAAAAGACTTTGCACTACCAATAATCAACCCTCTATTGGTACTAGAAGATTATAACCCTACTATAGAAGATGAACTATTAACAGAATTAGGAGAATTAAAAGAAGAAAACCTTTTAGTGTTTAACGTCGTTGTTATTCCGGATGATATAACAAAAATGACAACCAACCTAAAAGCTCCAATTGTAATCAACACAGATACAAAAAAAGGAAGACAAGTCATCGTAGAAAATGAAGACTACGAAATCAAATTCCCACTATATAAAGAACTTAAAAAATTCAAAGGAAAGGCAGGTGAATAG
- the csrA gene encoding carbon storage regulator CsrA, with amino-acid sequence MLALTRKKDESIIIGDNIEITILEVNKNEVKLGISAPKSVPIYRKELYVEIQNSNKEALNNKNINLKDFL; translated from the coding sequence ATGCTGGCTCTAACAAGAAAAAAAGATGAATCTATAATAATCGGTGATAACATCGAAATCACAATTCTAGAAGTGAATAAAAATGAAGTAAAATTAGGCATATCCGCACCAAAAAGCGTACCTATTTACCGCAAAGAACTATACGTAGAAATTCAAAACTCTAACAAAGAAGCCTTAAACAATAAAAATATAAATTTAAAAGATTTTTTATAA
- a CDS encoding flagellin N-terminal helical domain-containing protein, which produces MRINNNLQAMNTHRQLGMNNLAASKSTEKLSSGFRINRAADDAAGLAVSEKMRAQIKGLNQASRNAQDGISLIQTAEGALNETHAILQRMRELAVQSANGALEDNDRTKINTEFTALQTEVTRISSDTKFNEKSILNSAQTINIHVGADADQTIAITLTDNSATGLSINGQNISTSTAANTAITSVNTAIGTLNTNRANLGAVQNRLEHTIKNLDNASENLQAAESRIRDVDMAREMMEFTKQNILSQAATAMLAQANQAPQGVLQLLR; this is translated from the coding sequence ATGAGAATTAATAATAATTTACAAGCTATGAACACACACAGACAATTAGGCATGAATAATTTAGCAGCATCAAAATCTACTGAAAAATTATCATCAGGTTTTAGAATTAATAGAGCCGCTGATGATGCAGCAGGATTAGCTGTATCAGAAAAGATGAGAGCGCAAATTAAAGGTTTAAATCAAGCTTCTAGAAATGCTCAAGATGGTATTTCTTTAATTCAAACTGCTGAAGGGGCATTAAATGAAACTCACGCTATCCTACAAAGAATGAGAGAGCTTGCTGTACAATCTGCCAATGGAGCTTTAGAAGATAATGACAGAACTAAAATTAATACTGAGTTTACAGCGCTTCAAACTGAAGTTACTCGTATTTCTAGTGATACAAAGTTTAATGAAAAGTCTATTTTAAACTCTGCGCAAACTATTAATATACATGTAGGTGCAGATGCTGATCAAACAATAGCTATAACATTAACAGACAATTCTGCCACTGGACTTAGCATTAATGGACAGAATATTAGTACTTCTACTGCAGCAAACACTGCTATAACAAGTGTAAATACTGCAATAGGAACATTAAATACAAACAGAGCAAATCTAGGAGCGGTTCAGAATAGATTAGAACACACTATTAAAAACTTAGATAATGCTTCTGAAAACTTACAAGCTGCTGAATCAAGAATTAGAGACGTAGATATGGCAAGAGAAATGATGGAATTCACTAAGCAAAACATTCTTTCACAAGCTGCTACTGCAATGCTTGCACAAGCAAACCAAGCTCCTCAAGGAGTACTTCAATTATTAAGATAG
- a CDS encoding motility associated factor glycosyltransferase family protein translates to MIENNNSIYTMNINGLRKKYPDFLDDFKQRLKVKYNIEVINSRDNNYSMVYTEENISMYLHSKYRPTEEAEKWVNSQCFDNNNLVIFGFGLSYNIREIIKIMTNKQSLIIIEPSIQVFHRTIQYIDCVDIFTNDKVHIIIGTKAEKWHQLLSNVLGYPIDKDMSIYALPNYDRIFENEYNHLKSILEKVCLEKDLAKNTILNFSNCWQKNLFNNLPYILTSHHVKYFFGKFRDKPAFIVSAGPSLDKNIKHLKEAKGKAIIISVDTALPVLLRNGIKPDVAITVDGGYANFSHFKDIDYSAVPIIYDARAYYGILEKHTGKKILSMPLDGYVNDLFNEWKIEVGNLLGDHTVASNAFEFAIKVEANPIVFIGQDLSYKDYSQTHALGAVQSIKTNDENEIVIKDINGNDVLTNATFYASLIWFNKRIALDKSLRVYIDATEGGAKIEGTKIMTLKDTIDLYCKHNIDTESIINEVFKKRSPLQIEKIEVLIKDLKQILITLKRLKSDCEEAEVLCQSLYELYYKNKLNKTTKINTIIGKLNNIDKKITSEKDKFSIINLVLQPVLFKSLEQNSNIEKPNCSEREKGIKISLASKELYLGIVKAIDDTEFLLMNCIKELEEIFTIEALEFTVNIIANNS, encoded by the coding sequence ATGATTGAAAACAACAATTCAATATATACTATGAATATTAATGGTTTAAGAAAAAAGTATCCTGATTTTTTGGATGACTTTAAACAGAGATTAAAAGTGAAGTATAATATTGAAGTGATAAATTCAAGAGATAATAACTATTCAATGGTATATACAGAAGAAAATATATCGATGTATTTACATAGCAAGTATAGACCTACAGAAGAAGCTGAAAAATGGGTTAACTCTCAATGTTTTGATAATAATAATTTAGTTATCTTTGGATTTGGGTTAAGTTATAATATAAGAGAAATTATAAAGATAATGACTAATAAACAATCTCTAATTATTATAGAACCTTCAATACAAGTTTTCCATAGGACAATTCAATATATTGATTGTGTAGATATTTTTACAAATGATAAGGTGCATATTATAATAGGAACAAAAGCAGAAAAGTGGCATCAGTTATTGTCAAATGTTTTGGGATATCCAATTGATAAAGACATGAGTATATATGCCTTACCTAATTATGATAGAATATTTGAAAATGAATACAATCATCTTAAATCAATTTTGGAAAAGGTTTGTTTAGAAAAAGATTTGGCAAAAAACACTATTCTTAACTTTTCAAATTGTTGGCAAAAAAACCTATTTAACAATTTACCTTATATATTAACAAGTCATCATGTGAAATATTTTTTTGGGAAATTTAGAGACAAACCTGCTTTTATTGTTTCAGCAGGACCTTCTCTAGATAAAAACATTAAACATTTAAAAGAAGCAAAGGGTAAAGCAATTATTATTTCAGTTGATACAGCATTGCCTGTATTGTTGAGAAATGGAATAAAACCAGATGTTGCTATTACTGTAGATGGTGGGTATGCGAACTTTAGCCACTTTAAAGATATTGATTATTCAGCAGTACCTATTATATATGATGCTAGAGCTTATTATGGTATTTTAGAAAAACATACTGGTAAAAAAATTCTTTCAATGCCTTTAGATGGATATGTAAATGATTTATTTAATGAATGGAAGATTGAAGTAGGCAACCTATTAGGAGATCATACAGTAGCTTCAAATGCATTTGAGTTTGCAATAAAAGTAGAGGCGAATCCTATTGTATTTATTGGACAAGATTTATCATATAAAGATTATTCACAAACTCACGCCTTAGGTGCAGTGCAGTCTATTAAAACTAATGATGAAAATGAAATTGTCATAAAAGATATAAATGGAAATGATGTATTAACAAATGCTACTTTTTATGCTTCTCTTATATGGTTTAATAAACGTATAGCACTAGATAAATCATTAAGAGTATATATTGATGCAACTGAAGGTGGTGCAAAAATAGAAGGTACAAAAATTATGACACTAAAAGATACCATAGACCTATACTGTAAACATAATATTGACACTGAAAGTATAATAAATGAGGTATTTAAAAAAAGGTCACCACTTCAAATAGAAAAAATTGAAGTATTAATTAAAGATTTAAAACAAATACTAATAACTTTAAAAAGGTTAAAGAGCGACTGTGAAGAGGCAGAAGTATTATGCCAATCACTTTATGAATTGTATTATAAAAATAAATTAAATAAGACTACCAAGATAAACACTATTATTGGAAAATTGAATAATATTGATAAAAAAATTACTAGTGAAAAGGATAAGTTTAGTATAATAAATTTGGTTCTTCAGCCAGTATTATTTAAGTCTTTAGAACAAAATTCAAATATAGAAAAGCCAAACTGTAGTGAAAGAGAAAAAGGAATTAAAATCTCCCTTGCTAGTAAGGAGTTATATTTAGGAATTGTTAAAGCTATAGATGATACGGAATTTTTATTAATGAACTGCATTAAAGAACTTGAAGAAATATTTACTATAGAAGCTTTAGAATTCACTGTAAATATAATTGCAAATAATAGCTAA
- a CDS encoding UDP-N-acetylglucosamine 4,6-dehydratase family protein: protein MFNHKNILIIGGTGTIGQAMVKQLIKYQPKVIRILSRDEYKQFNMQQELKEKKNIRFLLGDVRDKERIDRAMNDIDIVFHLAALKHVPACEYDPFEAVKTNVIGVQNVIECAIKNRVERVIYSSSDKAVSPTNTMGATKLLAERLISAADYSKGDNIPIFASVRFGNVIGSRGSVIPLWKKQIIEHRQIEITNPNMTRFMMTIDEAVNLTLKACELAKGGETFVLKMPVIKLGDLAEVVVETLSRELGLNDENVNIKEVGLRTGEKMYEELMTEDESNYAIEYEDMFAIQPLYKNVEIRNKLLVSYSSRKQTILKKEEIKKIINGLTFTD, encoded by the coding sequence ATGTTTAATCATAAGAATATCTTAATAATTGGTGGGACTGGTACAATTGGTCAAGCGATGGTTAAACAATTAATTAAATATCAACCTAAAGTTATAAGAATCTTGAGTAGAGATGAATATAAACAGTTTAATATGCAACAGGAATTAAAAGAAAAGAAAAATATAAGATTTTTATTAGGTGATGTTAGAGATAAAGAAAGAATAGATAGAGCTATGAATGATATTGATATTGTCTTTCACTTAGCTGCATTAAAGCATGTTCCAGCTTGTGAATATGACCCCTTTGAAGCAGTAAAAACAAATGTAATAGGAGTACAAAATGTAATTGAATGTGCCATAAAAAATAGGGTTGAAAGAGTTATATATTCAAGTAGCGATAAAGCGGTATCCCCTACTAATACAATGGGTGCTACTAAATTATTAGCAGAAAGATTAATATCTGCAGCAGATTATTCAAAAGGCGATAATATTCCTATTTTCGCATCTGTAAGGTTTGGAAATGTAATAGGATCTAGAGGTTCGGTAATTCCTTTATGGAAAAAACAGATAATAGAACATAGACAAATAGAAATAACAAACCCTAATATGACTAGATTTATGATGACTATTGATGAAGCAGTAAATTTGACATTAAAAGCATGTGAATTAGCTAAAGGTGGAGAGACTTTTGTTTTGAAGATGCCAGTAATAAAGTTAGGAGATCTAGCAGAAGTAGTAGTAGAAACATTATCTAGAGAATTAGGATTAAATGATGAGAATGTTAATATAAAGGAGGTAGGGTTAAGAACGGGTGAAAAAATGTATGAAGAGTTAATGACAGAAGATGAATCTAATTATGCAATCGAATATGAAGATATGTTTGCTATTCAACCATTATACAAAAATGTTGAAATAAGAAACAAACTATTGGTAAGTTATAGCTCTAGAAAACAAACAATTTTAAAAAAGGAAGAGATTAAAAAAATCATTAATGGACTTACCTTTACAGATTAA
- the tagD gene encoding glycerol-3-phosphate cytidylyltransferase, protein MKTIITYGTFDLLHIGHINLLKRAKELGDFLIVALSTDNFNEIKGKKAYYNFEERKAILESIRYVDLIIEENHWEQKKSDITYYNADVFVMGSDWKGKFDDLSDFCQVVYLPRTEGVSTTKIKLDLSNSIIKNAI, encoded by the coding sequence ATGAAAACAATTATAACATACGGTACTTTTGACTTGTTACATATAGGGCACATAAATTTGCTAAAACGTGCCAAAGAATTGGGTGATTTTCTAATAGTAGCTTTATCTACGGACAACTTTAATGAAATAAAAGGAAAAAAAGCGTACTATAATTTTGAAGAGAGAAAAGCAATTTTAGAATCTATTAGATATGTAGATTTAATTATAGAAGAAAATCATTGGGAACAAAAGAAAAGCGATATTACTTACTATAATGCTGATGTTTTTGTAATGGGATCTGATTGGAAGGGGAAATTTGATGATTTAAGTGACTTTTGCCAGGTCGTATATTTACCTAGAACAGAAGGTGTTTCAACAACAAAGATAAAATTGGATCTTAGCAATAGTATTATAAAAAATGCTATATAA
- a CDS encoding TylF/MycF/NovP-related O-methyltransferase — MNNKEKIIIFGTGEGSKKVLEIIDLDKVEILAFVDNDINKQGNKYNEVEIVNPEAIHSLSYDYIIIASMFYEEILEQLLNMKIDKNKIVRLIKKKEKSAKQLIKEVYNKNAVYSLVVKDEYLSYYYKEYGICDMYLLNNDRNKQLYKYPDYLLNGIDYVRLSTVDLMAREIKEKEIAGAIAELGVYKGDFTRLINDYFPERKLYLFDTFEGFSKEDVNVEEENELSKAKVGHLGDTNVELVLRKLLHKDNVIIKKGYFPESVYDLEEKVYAFVSIDVDLFKPTYEGILYFYKKLAKGGYILVHDYNHPDYTGVKKAVKQACKELGINYIPLSDYFGSVVISK; from the coding sequence ATGAATAATAAAGAAAAAATAATTATCTTTGGTACCGGTGAAGGTTCAAAAAAAGTATTAGAAATAATTGATTTAGATAAAGTAGAAATATTAGCTTTTGTAGATAATGATATAAATAAACAAGGTAACAAGTACAATGAAGTAGAGATAGTGAATCCTGAAGCAATACATAGTTTGAGTTATGATTATATCATAATTGCAAGCATGTTTTATGAGGAAATATTAGAGCAACTTTTAAATATGAAAATAGATAAAAATAAAATTGTAAGATTAATTAAAAAGAAGGAGAAAAGTGCAAAACAATTAATCAAGGAAGTATACAATAAAAATGCTGTATATTCATTAGTTGTTAAGGATGAGTATCTTTCATATTACTATAAAGAATATGGAATTTGTGATATGTACTTATTAAATAATGATAGGAACAAACAATTATATAAATATCCAGATTATTTACTTAATGGCATTGACTATGTTAGACTTTCAACAGTAGATCTAATGGCTCGTGAAATAAAAGAAAAAGAAATAGCTGGAGCTATAGCTGAATTAGGAGTTTATAAAGGAGATTTCACTCGATTAATTAATGATTATTTTCCCGAGAGAAAACTTTACTTATTTGATACTTTTGAAGGATTTTCAAAAGAAGATGTTAATGTAGAAGAAGAAAATGAGCTTTCAAAGGCTAAAGTTGGGCATTTAGGTGATACAAATGTTGAGTTAGTTTTAAGAAAACTATTACATAAAGACAATGTTATAATTAAAAAAGGGTATTTTCCAGAAAGCGTTTATGACTTAGAAGAAAAAGTATATGCATTTGTGAGTATTGATGTTGATTTGTTTAAGCCAACATATGAAGGAATACTTTATTTTTATAAAAAACTAGCGAAAGGTGGTTATATTCTTGTGCATGATTATAATCATCCTGATTATACTGGTGTAAAAAAAGCTGTTAAGCAAGCCTGTAAAGAATTAGGTATTAACTATATTCCTTTAAGTGATTATTTTGGTAGTGTTGTAATTAGCAAGTAA